The Caloramator mitchellensis genome contains a region encoding:
- a CDS encoding thioredoxin family protein, whose product MDFKKGVKIDEYLNQATEEQKQILTYHQEKIILSSEAVDYIKSVNKPINLVVFSENYCPDCVVTLPFITKICELNSNLDYYIFKREGNENLLNEMVGEARIPTILFLNGDFNPLSFYIEFPERLKSKFIGLNEDEKKNIINDFRNGRYYSIIEKEIIEHIKSACAN is encoded by the coding sequence ATGGACTTTAAAAAGGGCGTTAAAATTGATGAATATTTGAATCAAGCTACTGAAGAACAAAAACAAATTTTAACTTATCATCAGGAGAAGATTATACTATCATCAGAAGCTGTAGATTACATAAAAAGTGTTAACAAACCAATAAATTTGGTAGTTTTCTCAGAAAATTATTGTCCAGATTGTGTTGTTACATTACCTTTTATTACTAAAATATGCGAATTGAATAGTAATTTAGATTATTATATTTTTAAAAGAGAAGGAAATGAGAATCTTTTAAATGAAATGGTTGGAGAAGCGAGAATTCCTACAATATTGTTTCTTAATGGAGATTTTAATCCATTATCGTTTTATATTGAATTTCCTGAACGTTTGAAGAGTAAGTTTATCGGGTTAAATGAAGACGAAAAGAAAAATATAATTAATGATTTTAGAAATGGACGTTATTATTCTATTATTGAAAAAGAAATAATTGAGCATATTAAATCAGCCTGTGCTAATTAG
- a CDS encoding DUF2225 domain-containing protein: MPELFEGLEELGFDNLKDIQIYHNGNEHDKKIQNLKEESQIDMLYDKTYICPVCDNQFKARTVKIGKARLIKVDTDFMPLYDKINPLFYDVIICPKCGYGAMISYFDKIKQAQKKLILDNITSKFKYKQYPDIYDLENAIERYKYALLNSIVKESKNSEKAYNCLKLSWMYRLKKDEINERKFLEQAYIGFKQAFETEPFPICNMDQHTLMYLIGECARRLGYESEALLWYGKVIVSRNAKPRIIELARDQKDFLRGKIQPDAN; the protein is encoded by the coding sequence ATGCCGGAGTTATTTGAAGGACTAGAAGAACTAGGGTTTGATAATCTGAAGGATATTCAAATATATCATAACGGAAATGAGCATGATAAAAAAATTCAGAATTTAAAAGAAGAATCGCAAATAGATATGTTGTACGATAAAACATATATATGCCCGGTTTGCGATAACCAATTTAAAGCTAGAACTGTAAAAATAGGTAAAGCTAGATTGATAAAGGTTGACACTGATTTTATGCCACTTTACGATAAGATAAATCCTCTTTTCTATGACGTAATTATTTGCCCTAAGTGTGGATATGGCGCAATGATTAGCTATTTTGATAAAATTAAGCAAGCTCAGAAGAAGCTGATATTGGATAATATTACTTCAAAATTTAAGTATAAACAATATCCGGATATTTATGATTTAGAAAATGCTATTGAAAGATATAAATATGCCTTATTGAATAGCATTGTGAAAGAATCAAAAAATAGCGAAAAGGCATATAATTGCCTAAAATTATCCTGGATGTATAGGTTAAAAAAAGACGAGATTAACGAAAGAAAATTTTTAGAACAAGCATATATAGGATTTAAGCAGGCATTTGAAACAGAACCTTTCCCTATATGCAATATGGACCAGCATACTTTAATGTATCTAATTGGCGAATGTGCAAGAAGATTAGGTTACGAAAGCGAAGCTTTATTGTGGTATGGAAAGGTTATTGTTTCCCGTAATGCTAAACCAAGAATTATAGAATTAGCACGTGACCAAAAAGATTTTTTAAGAGGAAAAATTCAGCCTGATGCTAATTAG
- a CDS encoding AI-2E family transporter, protein MDTKELYEKLKSKYFKKLFAFAIIFTMFYIMKDLLNIFILTFLITFLISSLNKALTKQIRKIFHIDDVIVSVFIYLIIFVMIIYSLYKYLPITIKQVLDILDELKNFDYDKINYSSSEYINFLLKHIDIKKYILEGTQHVFVLMGQIGHFTFDFIAALVLSMFFMFEKYKVLSFVRKFKESKISWLYGYFKNLSTSFIDSFGKVLQSQFVVAIVNSIATIVFIYFLKFNHIIGLGVLVFILSLIPVVGTIISVVPLSIIAFDVGGINYIILIISFIIIFHAFISYYLYPKLMSHKVNLPTFFIFIVLIIVEHFLGVWGLLLGIPLFIFILDLLEVDFS, encoded by the coding sequence ATGGATACAAAAGAACTTTATGAAAAATTAAAGAGCAAGTATTTCAAGAAATTATTTGCTTTTGCTATCATTTTTACTATGTTTTACATTATGAAGGATCTCTTAAATATATTTATTCTAACTTTTTTAATTACTTTTTTAATAAGCAGCCTTAACAAAGCCTTAACAAAACAAATAAGAAAGATTTTTCATATTGATGATGTTATAGTTTCTGTTTTTATTTATTTAATAATTTTTGTTATGATTATTTACTCATTATATAAATATTTACCTATAACGATAAAGCAGGTTTTGGATATATTAGATGAATTAAAAAATTTTGATTACGATAAAATAAACTATTCAAGTTCAGAATATATAAACTTTTTATTAAAACATATAGATATTAAAAAATATATTCTGGAAGGGACTCAGCATGTATTTGTTCTAATGGGTCAAATAGGTCATTTTACTTTTGACTTTATAGCAGCTCTAGTGTTGAGCATGTTTTTCATGTTTGAAAAATATAAAGTTTTGAGTTTCGTAAGGAAATTTAAAGAAAGTAAAATTTCTTGGTTATATGGATATTTCAAAAATTTATCTACTAGCTTCATTGATTCTTTTGGCAAAGTGTTACAATCTCAGTTTGTTGTTGCAATAGTCAATAGCATTGCAACAATCGTTTTTATTTATTTTCTAAAATTCAACCATATTATTGGACTTGGGGTTTTAGTTTTTATATTGTCATTAATCCCGGTGGTAGGAACGATAATTTCGGTAGTCCCTCTTTCAATTATTGCATTTGATGTGGGTGGAATAAATTACATTATTTTAATAATATCTTTCATTATAATTTTTCACGCATTTATAAGTTACTATCTGTATCCTAAACTGATGTCACACAAAGTTAATTTACCTACATTTTTTATTTTTATTGTTTTAATTATTGTGGAGCACTTTTTAGGGGTGTGGGGGTTACTTCTTGGAATTCCACTTTTTATATTTATATTAGATTTGCTTGAGGTAGATTTCTCCTAA
- a CDS encoding EscU/YscU/HrcU family type III secretion system export apparatus switch protein: MRKKAVALKYEKGDKAPVITAIGFGEIAEKIINIASESKVPIINNKPLVEELSKISIGQNIPIELYETVAEILAFIYNLNSKQNHSKG, encoded by the coding sequence ATGAGAAAAAAGGCAGTTGCTCTTAAATATGAAAAAGGAGACAAAGCACCAGTAATAACAGCAATTGGGTTTGGGGAAATTGCTGAAAAAATAATTAATATTGCATCAGAGTCAAAAGTTCCAATAATTAATAATAAACCGTTGGTAGAAGAACTATCAAAAATATCTATAGGTCAAAATATACCAATTGAACTTTATGAAACGGTTGCCGAGATTCTTGCTTTCATTTATAATCTAAATAGCAAACAAAACCACTCGAAAGGATGA
- a CDS encoding RMD1 family protein → MASYEFISYMISSEINLNEIAGHFGINKKFKWEEPLILREKNLKGIISKPDDRYVYIFSFGSVVCINMAFHETQDIINYLKKIDKNLKNNPPTTIREDFKLSISPNSELEITYNSVTLNKVQDYHFSIIATILAKSVALEKIEEDIDILLDKIEDIVNFLEKGKLNLSDENLAKMSSKILRFKYNTISYIMLLDKPKIAWENEDAEKFYSELSELFELNDRYDKIKHKTELLLDITEIFSSLAQSKRGTKLEWMIIILILIELLLSLIEKLFIK, encoded by the coding sequence ATGGCAAGTTATGAATTTATCTCCTATATGATAAGCAGCGAAATAAATCTTAATGAAATTGCAGGCCATTTTGGGATTAATAAAAAGTTTAAATGGGAAGAACCTCTGATCCTTAGAGAAAAAAATTTAAAAGGCATTATAAGCAAGCCAGATGACAGATATGTTTATATATTCAGTTTTGGAAGTGTGGTTTGCATTAATATGGCCTTCCATGAAACACAGGATATAATAAATTACCTTAAAAAAATAGATAAAAACTTAAAAAACAATCCTCCTACAACTATTAGGGAAGATTTTAAGCTGTCCATTAGTCCGAATTCAGAACTTGAAATTACCTATAATTCAGTAACACTAAATAAAGTTCAAGACTATCACTTTTCAATTATTGCAACAATTCTTGCTAAATCAGTAGCACTAGAAAAAATTGAAGAGGATATTGATATATTGCTTGACAAAATCGAAGATATAGTTAATTTTCTTGAAAAAGGAAAATTAAATCTAAGCGACGAAAACCTTGCTAAAATGTCCAGCAAAATTTTAAGATTTAAATACAACACAATATCCTACATAATGCTGCTTGATAAACCCAAAATCGCCTGGGAAAACGAAGACGCCGAAAAATTCTATTCTGAACTATCAGAGCTGTTTGAGCTCAATGATAGATACGATAAGATAAAGCATAAAACAGAATTATTGCTCGATATTACAGAAATATTTTCCAGTTTAGCCCAATCAAAGCGCGGGACCAAACTTGAATGGATGATAATTATATTGATTTTGATTGAATTGTTGCTATCACTTATTGAGAAACTATTTATAAAGTAA